A DNA window from Ensifer sp. WSM1721 contains the following coding sequences:
- a CDS encoding NADH-quinone oxidoreductase subunit C — MTVERPFDPDLIMERFGEAVEDLGAVHGIHAFAVPPEKIVEFCRFLKEHPALQFNFLSDICGVDHYPEMPRFEAVYHLYSLPNKWRIRIKCRLGDPPEVPSVTGVWRTANWHERETWDMYGIRFTGHPDLRRIYMWEGFEGFPQRKDFPLRGYKDKLNPFGAEGPPPTQPDLATREIP; from the coding sequence ATGACCGTGGAGCGGCCTTTCGATCCAGACCTGATCATGGAACGCTTCGGCGAAGCGGTCGAGGACCTTGGCGCCGTACACGGCATTCACGCCTTTGCTGTTCCACCAGAGAAGATCGTCGAGTTCTGCCGGTTCCTGAAAGAACATCCGGCGCTTCAGTTCAATTTCCTCTCGGACATCTGTGGGGTCGATCATTATCCCGAAATGCCGCGTTTCGAGGCGGTGTACCATCTCTATTCGCTGCCCAACAAATGGCGGATCCGCATCAAATGCCGGCTTGGCGATCCCCCCGAGGTTCCCTCGGTCACCGGCGTTTGGCGCACGGCCAACTGGCATGAGCGCGAGACCTGGGACATGTACGGCATCCGCTTTACGGGGCATCCCGATCTGCGCCGCATTTACATGTGGGAAGGCTTCGAGGGCTTTCCCCAGCGCAAGGACTTCCCCTTGAGGGGCTACAAGGACAAGCTCAATCCCTTCGGTGCCGAGGGCCCGCCGCCGACCCAGCCCGACCTCGCCACCCGAGAGATTCCCTAA
- the nuoD gene encoding NADH dehydrogenase (quinone) subunit D, with amino-acid sequence MRPEGEALNTKEVLLNLGPQHPSTHGVLRLVLELDGEYVERVDPHIGYLHRGTEKLAESFTYTQIFPLTDRLDYLCPPSNNLAFALAVEKLLAVEAPIRAQYIRVMMAELARISGHLLITGALPMDLGAMTALLYVMREREMIMDLLEMITGARMHTSYCRVGGVREDLPDEFFPKIREFCDVFPNRIRDYERLLDNNRVFLNRTQGIGVISPEDAIDLGLSGPNLRASGVDWDIRRDEPYEIYNRLDFNVITRQEGDCFARWQCRVDEMRESIRIIEQCMEQMPEGPFQIDMPTIAFPVDKDKVHCSMEALIQHFDLSAYGFDVPAGEVYSAIEAPKGELGFYIISDGSPKPFRMKVRAPSFVNLQALFGVSNARYLADMIAVLGSLDPVMAEVDK; translated from the coding sequence ATGAGGCCGGAAGGCGAAGCGCTCAATACCAAGGAAGTGCTTCTCAATCTCGGTCCGCAGCACCCCAGCACTCATGGGGTTCTTCGGCTCGTCCTCGAGCTCGACGGCGAGTATGTCGAGCGTGTGGACCCGCATATCGGTTATCTCCACCGCGGCACCGAGAAACTCGCGGAGAGCTTCACCTACACCCAGATCTTCCCGCTGACGGACCGGCTCGACTATCTCTGTCCGCCTTCGAACAACCTGGCCTTCGCTCTGGCGGTGGAGAAGCTCCTCGCCGTAGAAGCACCGATCCGGGCGCAATATATCCGCGTGATGATGGCGGAACTCGCGCGAATCTCCGGTCATCTGCTGATCACCGGCGCGCTGCCGATGGATCTCGGCGCCATGACCGCGCTGCTTTACGTCATGCGCGAGCGCGAAATGATCATGGACCTGTTGGAAATGATCACCGGCGCGCGCATGCACACGTCCTACTGCAGGGTTGGCGGCGTGCGCGAGGACCTGCCTGACGAATTCTTCCCCAAGATCAGGGAGTTCTGCGACGTCTTTCCCAACCGGATCCGCGACTACGAACGGCTACTCGATAACAACCGGGTGTTCCTGAATCGCACACAAGGGATCGGGGTGATCTCCCCCGAGGACGCCATCGATCTCGGCTTGAGCGGTCCCAACCTGCGTGCTTCCGGTGTCGACTGGGACATCCGGCGCGACGAACCCTACGAAATTTATAACCGGCTCGATTTCAACGTCATTACACGCCAAGAGGGCGATTGCTTCGCGCGCTGGCAGTGTCGGGTCGACGAGATGCGCGAAAGCATCCGCATCATCGAACAATGCATGGAGCAGATGCCCGAAGGACCGTTCCAGATCGACATGCCGACGATCGCCTTCCCCGTGGACAAGGACAAAGTGCATTGTTCGATGGAGGCGCTGATCCAGCATTTCGACCTGTCGGCATACGGCTTCGATGTGCCCGCGGGCGAGGTCTATTCGGCAATCGAGGCGCCGAAAGGTGAATTGGGGTTCTACATCATCAGCGATGGATCGCCGAAGCCGTTCCGCATGAAGGTGCGGGCACCCTCGTTCGTGAACCTCCAAGCGCTGTTCGGGGTGAGCAATGCGCGGTACCTGGCCGACATGATCGCCGTGCTCGGCAGCCTCGATCCCGTGATGGCCGAGGTAGATAAGTAA
- the nuoE gene encoding NADH-quinone oxidoreductase subunit NuoE, producing the protein MTMREEIEAAAARYPDRRSAIMPALMIAQREHGHLPGAVLEEVADILGVERIWVYELATFYTLFHTEPIGMFHLQLCDNISCMLCGSEDLLQHLEARLGIKKGETTPDGLFTLSTVECLGACEMAPVMQVGDDYHGNLDVPRLDALLDSLRATARRFASVEHASAPAPGE; encoded by the coding sequence ATGACCATGCGCGAAGAGATCGAGGCGGCGGCGGCGCGGTATCCCGACCGGCGTTCGGCGATCATGCCCGCGCTCATGATCGCGCAGAGGGAGCACGGCCATCTGCCGGGTGCGGTTCTCGAAGAGGTCGCCGATATTCTCGGCGTCGAGCGGATCTGGGTCTACGAGCTCGCGACCTTCTATACGCTCTTCCATACCGAGCCCATAGGCATGTTCCACCTGCAGCTCTGCGACAATATCTCCTGCATGCTGTGCGGATCCGAGGACCTGCTGCAGCATCTGGAAGCAAGGCTCGGGATCAAGAAGGGCGAGACCACCCCGGACGGGCTGTTCACCCTTTCGACCGTAGAGTGCCTCGGGGCCTGCGAAATGGCTCCGGTGATGCAGGTCGGCGACGATTACCACGGCAACCTCGATGTCCCGCGGCTGGACGCGCTCCTGGACAGTCTCCGTGCTACGGCGAGGCGGTTTGCGAGTGTCGAGCACGCCTCCGCGCCGGCTCCGGGAGAGTAG
- the nuoF gene encoding NADH-quinone oxidoreductase subunit NuoF, giving the protein MFEQVLLKNVDLPDGHLLSTYEAGGGYRALKKALGEYTPDEVVELVKQSNLRGRGGAGFPTGMKWGFVPKRGDKPKYLCCNADEGEPGTFKDRIIMERDPHQLIEGLAVSGYAIGAEVAYVYVRGEYVTAIRRLEQAIAEAHDKGYLGTGVLGSDFNFAVHIHCGAGAYICGEETAMLESLEGKRAQPRLKPPFPAVAGLYASPTVINNVETLACVPHIVMRGPAWFRGIGPDKSPGPKLYCVSGQVRKPGLYELPMGIPLRELVEEHAGGPLPGRKVKAVIPGGVSAPVIPEPGLEVGMDFDSLAAAGSMLGSAGVVVIDDSTCMVKVATRIVEFFHHESCGKCTPCREGLNWAVKVLRRIEAGEGAPGDLEQLDMLCKGIFGNTFCALGDGAAMGLRAALKHFREEFVAHIEERRCPFH; this is encoded by the coding sequence ATGTTCGAGCAGGTTCTCCTCAAGAATGTCGACTTGCCGGACGGCCATTTGCTCTCGACCTACGAGGCCGGCGGCGGCTACCGGGCGCTCAAGAAGGCGCTCGGCGAATACACGCCCGACGAGGTCGTCGAGCTCGTCAAGCAGTCCAACCTGCGCGGCCGGGGCGGTGCCGGATTTCCGACGGGCATGAAATGGGGTTTCGTGCCGAAGCGAGGCGACAAGCCGAAATATCTATGCTGCAACGCCGATGAAGGCGAGCCGGGGACCTTCAAGGATAGGATCATCATGGAGCGTGACCCGCACCAGCTCATCGAGGGGCTGGCGGTGAGCGGCTACGCGATCGGGGCCGAGGTCGCCTATGTCTACGTCCGCGGAGAATATGTGACGGCCATCCGTCGCCTGGAACAGGCGATCGCCGAGGCGCATGATAAGGGTTACCTCGGAACAGGCGTTCTCGGCTCTGATTTCAATTTCGCCGTTCACATTCACTGCGGCGCCGGCGCCTATATCTGCGGCGAGGAGACCGCGATGCTCGAGTCGCTCGAGGGCAAGCGGGCGCAGCCGCGGTTGAAACCGCCGTTCCCGGCCGTGGCCGGGCTCTACGCCAGCCCCACGGTGATCAACAATGTCGAGACGCTTGCCTGCGTGCCGCATATCGTGATGCGGGGGCCGGCCTGGTTCCGGGGCATCGGGCCGGACAAGAGCCCCGGGCCGAAGCTCTACTGCGTGAGCGGGCAGGTGCGCAAACCCGGGCTCTACGAGTTGCCGATGGGCATACCCCTGCGGGAACTGGTCGAGGAGCACGCCGGCGGTCCGCTGCCGGGGCGCAAGGTCAAGGCGGTGATCCCGGGCGGCGTCTCGGCGCCGGTCATCCCGGAGCCCGGGCTGGAGGTCGGGATGGACTTCGACTCGCTCGCGGCCGCCGGCTCGATGCTCGGTTCGGCGGGGGTCGTCGTGATCGACGACTCGACCTGCATGGTCAAGGTCGCCACCCGGATCGTCGAGTTCTTCCACCACGAATCCTGCGGCAAGTGCACGCCATGTAGGGAAGGATTGAACTGGGCCGTGAAGGTGCTGCGCCGGATCGAGGCCGGAGAGGGCGCGCCCGGCGATCTGGAGCAGTTGGACATGCTGTGCAAGGGCATTTTCGGCAACACCTTTTGTGCTCTGGGGGATGGCGCAGCGATGGGTTTGCGGGCGGCCCTCAAGCATTTCCGCGAGGAGTTCGTGGCCCATATCGAGGAGCGGAGGTGCCCGTTCCACTGA
- the nuoG gene encoding NADH-quinone oxidoreductase subunit NuoG → MVSVTIDEQRLEVEAGSTVLAAAERLGIEIPTFCYWKRLPPLASCRMCLVEIEGLRRLQPACATTVADGMVVRTNTPLIEETRSSMLDMLLANHPLDCPICDKGGECELQDMVMAYGPRESGFRDAKRVFHSKDIRLSPVVIMNVNRCIQCQRCVRMCEEVVGAVALGTVEKGMDTAVTGFEGSLASCDQCGNCIEVCPVGALMSFPYRYKARPWDLNEADTICPHCGTGCQLTVGARKGEFMRVRSDWEHGVNRETLCVRGRFGLDFIESRDRIKRPMIRRDGALTPVSWEEAGDYLGRRLSAVKGKAAGGLISPRLPNEVLYQFQKLMRSVFRTNNIDCSSRWSTPVDALVPLLASFHTRAPLQEVIGRDCVLVIGGNVTEENPVTEYLLRDAARRQQIGLLMLSARPSRLDADARAVFRVPPGGEAASLAAVVAALVSAAGPILPGDLFADIGGTPAETDSDQSNALAAALLGGRSVSLLVSADVLRSPLARTMLQQLSNLMQILYVLGKGPALQFLFDRANQMGAWDMGVVPGALPGPRPVVDDQTRAAFAQAWGAEIPSEPGAGLDAMLELCVNGRMGALYVVGTDPLVSYPDREFVERALKAADLLIVQDAFLTDTAGLADVVLPAAGYGEETGTFTNNEGRAQVVRKFREPVFEARGNLAIFDFVAALCGQTLQPSTQGEIFDEIARLIPAYQGLKQDELGPDGAFTKAALAPPAGEFFAAPPVPNVTDGLLLVTGNCLFHNGYLSEHSEILNTVADDPYVEMSMHDAARLGVSDSEQVLVRSAQGELTAKLKVNRRFPKGLVFVPENYKALRLNSLLRRGEYPCPVEVQKARATDEVGPFNGSAARADGLGQGMPPA, encoded by the coding sequence ATGGTTAGCGTCACGATCGACGAACAAAGGCTGGAAGTCGAGGCTGGCTCCACGGTGCTCGCTGCCGCCGAGCGCCTGGGCATCGAGATCCCGACCTTCTGCTACTGGAAACGGCTGCCGCCGCTTGCCTCCTGCCGTATGTGCCTGGTGGAGATCGAGGGGCTGCGGAGGCTGCAGCCGGCCTGCGCCACGACTGTCGCGGACGGCATGGTGGTCAGGACGAATACGCCGCTGATCGAGGAAACGCGTTCGTCCATGCTCGACATGCTGCTTGCCAACCATCCGCTCGATTGCCCGATCTGCGATAAGGGCGGCGAGTGCGAGCTTCAGGACATGGTGATGGCATATGGGCCGCGCGAAAGCGGGTTCCGCGACGCCAAGCGTGTTTTCCACTCGAAGGACATCCGTCTGAGCCCGGTCGTCATCATGAACGTCAACCGGTGCATCCAGTGTCAGCGCTGTGTGCGCATGTGCGAGGAGGTTGTCGGCGCGGTCGCCTTGGGTACGGTCGAAAAGGGCATGGATACCGCCGTCACAGGTTTTGAGGGTAGCCTGGCAAGCTGCGACCAGTGCGGCAACTGCATCGAGGTCTGCCCGGTCGGTGCACTGATGAGTTTCCCCTATCGCTACAAGGCACGCCCCTGGGACCTCAATGAAGCCGACACGATCTGCCCGCATTGCGGTACCGGCTGTCAACTGACCGTAGGAGCACGCAAGGGCGAGTTCATGCGGGTCCGCTCGGACTGGGAGCATGGAGTCAACCGAGAGACGCTCTGCGTGCGGGGCCGCTTCGGCCTCGACTTCATCGAGAGCCGGGATCGCATCAAGCGGCCGATGATCCGCCGCGACGGCGCGCTCACGCCGGTTTCCTGGGAGGAGGCGGGCGACTACCTCGGCCGGCGCCTGTCGGCAGTGAAGGGCAAGGCCGCGGGCGGGCTCATCTCGCCGCGGCTGCCCAACGAGGTGCTTTATCAGTTCCAGAAGCTGATGCGCTCGGTATTCCGCACCAACAACATCGACTGCTCGTCGCGCTGGTCCACGCCTGTCGACGCGCTGGTGCCGCTCCTGGCCAGCTTCCACACCCGCGCACCTCTCCAGGAGGTGATCGGCAGAGATTGCGTGCTGGTCATTGGGGGCAATGTAACCGAGGAAAATCCAGTCACCGAGTATCTGCTGCGCGACGCAGCGCGGCGGCAGCAGATAGGCTTGCTCATGCTCTCGGCGCGGCCGTCCCGTCTGGACGCCGATGCCCGGGCGGTCTTTCGCGTGCCGCCGGGCGGAGAAGCGGCGAGCCTTGCGGCGGTGGTGGCCGCGCTCGTGTCGGCGGCTGGCCCGATTTTGCCCGGCGACCTTTTTGCGGACATCGGAGGGACACCAGCAGAGACCGACAGCGACCAATCGAACGCTCTGGCCGCCGCGCTGCTGGGGGGCCGAAGCGTCAGCTTGCTCGTCAGCGCCGACGTCCTCAGATCGCCGCTGGCGCGCACAATGTTGCAACAGCTCAGCAACCTGATGCAAATTCTCTACGTGCTCGGCAAGGGCCCGGCGCTGCAGTTCCTCTTCGACCGTGCCAACCAGATGGGCGCCTGGGACATGGGCGTAGTGCCGGGAGCTCTGCCGGGCCCGCGTCCGGTCGTCGATGATCAGACTCGCGCGGCCTTCGCACAGGCCTGGGGCGCCGAAATCCCCTCAGAACCCGGCGCGGGCCTCGACGCCATGCTGGAACTCTGCGTCAACGGGCGGATGGGCGCGCTCTATGTCGTCGGAACTGACCCGCTTGTGTCCTATCCCGACCGGGAATTTGTCGAGCGGGCGCTGAAGGCTGCCGATCTCCTGATCGTGCAGGACGCGTTCCTCACGGACACAGCGGGCTTGGCCGATGTTGTGTTGCCGGCGGCCGGTTACGGCGAGGAAACCGGCACCTTTACCAACAACGAGGGCCGAGCCCAGGTAGTCCGCAAATTCCGCGAACCCGTCTTCGAAGCGCGGGGCAATCTGGCGATCTTCGACTTCGTCGCAGCGCTCTGCGGCCAGACGCTGCAGCCATCGACGCAAGGCGAGATTTTCGACGAGATTGCCCGGCTGATTCCGGCTTATCAGGGATTGAAGCAGGACGAGCTTGGCCCCGACGGCGCATTTACCAAGGCGGCCCTTGCGCCACCGGCCGGCGAGTTCTTCGCTGCTCCGCCTGTTCCCAATGTGACAGATGGGCTCCTGCTGGTCACAGGCAACTGTCTTTTCCACAATGGATATCTGTCCGAACACTCGGAGATACTGAATACCGTCGCAGACGATCCCTATGTCGAGATGAGCATGCACGATGCCGCCAGACTTGGTGTTTCAGACAGCGAGCAGGTCCTCGTGCGATCCGCTCAGGGCGAGCTGACGGCGAAGCTCAAGGTCAACAGGCGCTTCCCCAAGGGCCTCGTTTTCGTTCCTGAAAATTACAAAGCGCTCCGCCTCAACAGCCTGCTGCGGCGGGGCGAATATCCATGTCCGGTGGAGGTTCAAAAAGCCAGAGCAACCGACGAAGTCGGCCCGTTCAACGGTTCCGCGGCGAGAGCTGATGGCCTCGGCCAAGGCATGCCGCCGGCGTGA
- a CDS encoding CBS domain-containing protein translates to MFVGEIVKNKGVGVIAVSPDLTMVEILRLFRENNIGFVVVSGSPGMYLGTLSERDCCNAVAEYGAEAATMRASDIMNRGVPTCSTEDLLPVAMAIMTERRTRHVLVKDGDTVIGVVSIGDVVKHRLEEAQRTEQDLHDYICGTNYH, encoded by the coding sequence ATGTTTGTCGGCGAAATCGTGAAGAACAAAGGTGTCGGAGTCATCGCGGTCAGTCCCGATCTGACGATGGTGGAAATCCTGCGTCTGTTTCGCGAGAACAATATCGGCTTCGTGGTCGTCAGTGGTTCGCCCGGCATGTATCTCGGCACCCTGTCGGAGCGGGACTGCTGCAATGCGGTGGCGGAATACGGGGCCGAAGCGGCGACGATGCGAGCTTCCGATATCATGAACCGGGGTGTGCCCACCTGTTCGACCGAGGATCTGCTGCCGGTGGCGATGGCAATCATGACAGAGCGGCGTACGCGCCATGTGCTTGTTAAGGATGGCGATACCGTTATCGGCGTGGTCAGCATCGGCGACGTCGTCAAGCACAGGCTCGAGGAGGCACAACGCACCGAGCAGGATTTGCACGATTACATTTGCGGGACCAACTATCACTAG
- a CDS encoding NADH-quinone oxidoreductase subunit I, translated as MSRALDRVGTWIGWAFFADLASGLTLTFGYMFSRPVTMEYPDKEKWLPYSRYRGHHFLKRDAEGEIKCVACELCARICPCDCIEVVPYEDEKGNRRPAKFEIDTARCLFCGLCEDACPADAIALGQEYEFSSFSSRDLVIGRDDLLDKPGKATTGGGVVAARLNTKKDVLVETNEPQGYNWWRNIRRT; from the coding sequence ATGTCGCGCGCATTGGACAGAGTCGGAACATGGATCGGTTGGGCGTTCTTCGCCGATCTGGCGAGCGGCTTGACTCTGACCTTCGGTTACATGTTCTCCAGACCCGTGACCATGGAGTATCCGGACAAGGAGAAATGGCTGCCCTATTCGCGCTATCGCGGGCATCACTTCCTGAAGCGCGACGCGGAGGGCGAGATCAAGTGCGTGGCCTGCGAACTCTGCGCGCGGATCTGTCCCTGCGACTGCATCGAGGTCGTCCCCTACGAGGACGAGAAGGGCAACCGTCGCCCAGCCAAATTCGAGATCGACACGGCCCGCTGCCTGTTCTGCGGGCTATGCGAGGACGCCTGCCCGGCGGATGCCATTGCGCTTGGCCAAGAATATGAATTCTCGAGTTTCTCCTCGCGTGACCTGGTGATCGGGCGGGACGACCTGCTCGACAAGCCGGGCAAGGCGACAACCGGCGGCGGCGTGGTGGCCGCGCGCCTCAACACAAAGAAGGATGTGCTGGTCGAGACGAACGAGCCGCAGGGCTATAACTGGTGGCGCAATATCCGGCGAACGTGA
- the nuoH gene encoding NADH-quinone oxidoreductase subunit NuoH: protein MELIVALGLIVFKVALLIAILLLLPLPLTWLERKIAGHMQQRMGPMRVGWHGLLQPVADGIKLLTKEDHIPADADRFLFKLAPILALAPPFVVFVAIPFGESVSVLGNEITLYVSNMNVALLFVFAVIGIEVYGVIFGGWAANSKYSLLGSLRTCAQMISYEIPMGFAVIGVVILAQSMSLLDIVRAQADIWNIVYQPVGFFVFFVAGLAEAQRIPFDLAEAEGDLGAGFHTEYSGIRFAFFMVSEYVIMVLVSVLTVILFFGGWNGVLIPLPPLVWFLLKVAFFVYLFMWFRFTFPRYRYDQLMAIGWKVLLPLSLANIIITGIAFS, encoded by the coding sequence ATGGAACTTATCGTCGCCCTCGGCCTCATCGTCTTTAAGGTCGCGTTGCTGATCGCGATCTTGCTGCTGTTGCCGTTGCCGCTAACCTGGCTGGAACGCAAGATCGCCGGCCACATGCAGCAGCGGATGGGGCCGATGCGCGTGGGCTGGCACGGGCTGCTGCAGCCGGTGGCGGACGGCATCAAGCTCTTGACCAAAGAGGACCACATTCCCGCCGACGCCGACCGCTTCCTGTTCAAGCTCGCGCCGATTCTGGCGCTCGCGCCGCCTTTTGTGGTGTTCGTCGCGATCCCCTTCGGCGAATCCGTTTCGGTCCTCGGAAACGAGATCACGCTCTACGTTTCCAACATGAATGTGGCGCTGCTTTTCGTCTTCGCGGTGATCGGGATCGAGGTTTATGGCGTCATCTTTGGCGGCTGGGCCGCCAACAGCAAATACTCTCTGCTCGGCAGCCTCAGGACCTGCGCTCAAATGATCAGCTACGAGATCCCGATGGGTTTCGCGGTCATCGGCGTGGTCATATTGGCGCAGTCCATGAGCCTGCTCGACATCGTGCGGGCGCAGGCCGATATCTGGAACATTGTCTACCAGCCCGTCGGCTTCTTCGTGTTCTTCGTCGCCGGACTGGCAGAAGCACAGCGCATTCCCTTCGACCTGGCGGAAGCGGAAGGCGATCTCGGGGCGGGGTTCCATACCGAATACAGCGGCATCCGCTTCGCGTTCTTCATGGTCAGCGAATATGTCATCATGGTGCTGGTGTCGGTCCTCACCGTGATCCTTTTCTTCGGCGGCTGGAACGGCGTGCTGATCCCCCTGCCGCCGCTCGTCTGGTTCCTGCTCAAGGTCGCCTTCTTCGTTTATTTGTTCATGTGGTTCCGCTTCACTTTTCCGCGCTACCGCTACGACCAGCTTATGGCGATAGGATGGAAAGTCTTGCTTCCTCTGTCGCTGGCGAACATAATCATAACCGGTATTGCTTTCTCTTAG
- a CDS encoding S8 family serine peptidase: MATTLRLALIGPLAAIALVAGEVLAPWNTITPQLLGASEAFADDDDDDGGGSSSGRSGSYGAGAGWRGGRSLFPFRALLPRRSTPRRSQAVAPAPIRAPDEIVGLGFDPAQIEQLTASGFEVLERSTMATFNSEVVKLRIPAGVTLDAAREQARTLAPEATIDFNHYFRPEQRAETPCPGTDCLARSVIGWPAAQDWPGACTGGTTIGLVDTAINPEHNAFEGNSIEIIRLSDRKLPESGKQHGTAVAALLVGSATSRTPGLIPGGKLIAVDTFHRAGRQDDRSGAFDLVRALDLLSNRQVQVINLSLAGPPNLLLGETVKKLGGRGIIMVAAAGNDGPKAEPVYPAAYEEVIAVTATDKRKRPYRRAGRGEHIDFAAPGVAVWTAASISGARPKTGTSFAAPFVTAAVALMKASEPALAPEQIRNALTGNAEDLGDPGKDPIFGWGLLNARSICKAKP, from the coding sequence ATGGCGACCACGCTCAGACTTGCCCTGATTGGACCCCTTGCTGCAATCGCGCTCGTGGCCGGCGAAGTTCTTGCGCCGTGGAACACAATCACGCCTCAACTGCTGGGCGCGAGCGAAGCTTTCGCCGACGATGACGACGATGATGGCGGCGGCTCCTCCTCCGGGCGCTCCGGCTCCTACGGCGCCGGAGCGGGATGGCGCGGCGGCAGGAGCCTGTTCCCGTTCCGGGCGCTGCTGCCGCGTCGAAGCACTCCGCGACGCTCACAGGCCGTCGCACCCGCGCCGATCCGGGCACCCGACGAGATCGTTGGACTGGGCTTCGACCCGGCACAGATCGAGCAACTGACGGCGTCGGGCTTCGAAGTCCTCGAACGCAGCACGATGGCAACCTTCAATTCCGAAGTCGTCAAGCTCCGCATCCCCGCGGGAGTGACACTCGACGCTGCGAGGGAGCAGGCAAGAACTCTCGCACCTGAGGCAACCATCGACTTCAATCATTATTTCCGGCCGGAGCAACGGGCCGAGACGCCCTGCCCCGGGACCGACTGCCTCGCCCGCAGCGTGATCGGCTGGCCCGCCGCACAAGACTGGCCGGGCGCCTGCACAGGCGGCACGACGATCGGTCTCGTCGATACGGCGATCAACCCCGAACACAATGCCTTCGAGGGCAACAGCATCGAGATCATCCGCCTCAGCGATAGAAAATTGCCCGAATCCGGCAAGCAGCACGGCACTGCCGTCGCCGCCCTGCTCGTCGGCTCCGCGACGAGCCGCACGCCGGGCCTGATCCCCGGCGGCAAGCTGATCGCCGTCGACACTTTTCACCGCGCCGGCCGGCAAGACGACCGCTCCGGCGCCTTTGATCTCGTGCGCGCGCTCGACCTCCTCTCCAACCGTCAGGTACAGGTCATCAATCTCAGTCTTGCCGGCCCGCCCAATCTGCTCCTTGGAGAGACCGTCAAGAAGCTCGGCGGACGCGGCATCATCATGGTTGCAGCCGCCGGCAATGACGGGCCCAAGGCCGAGCCGGTCTATCCGGCGGCCTACGAAGAGGTGATCGCCGTCACCGCGACCGACAAGCGCAAGCGGCCCTACCGACGCGCCGGGCGCGGCGAGCACATCGATTTCGCGGCGCCCGGCGTCGCGGTCTGGACCGCGGCCTCGATCAGCGGCGCGCGTCCGAAGACGGGCACATCGTTCGCCGCGCCTTTCGTGACCGCGGCGGTGGCGCTGATGAAAGCGTCGGAGCCGGCGCTCGCTCCCGAGCAGATCCGCAACGCCCTGACCGGAAATGCGGAAGACCTCGGCGATCCAGGCAAGGACCCGATATTCGGCTGGGGCCTCCTGAACGCGCGATCGATCTGCAAGGCCAAACCGTGA
- a CDS encoding RNA polymerase sigma factor, whose translation MSDAVKEVGERLIAFLPNLRRFAISLCRTRDIADDLVQAACERALASAERFEPGTRFDAWMFRILRNLWIDQVRRQKTAGVQDDISERHDIAGASGDREAEARLTLKTVADAIDHLPDEQREVLLLVCVEELSYREAADVLDVPIGTVMSRLARARKSLAEATGITGATGRSQVMKGVNE comes from the coding sequence ATGAGCGATGCGGTAAAAGAGGTCGGCGAACGCCTGATAGCGTTCCTGCCCAATCTTCGCCGCTTCGCCATCTCGCTCTGCCGCACACGCGACATCGCCGACGATCTCGTGCAGGCGGCTTGCGAACGGGCGCTCGCCAGTGCCGAGCGCTTCGAGCCGGGCACGCGCTTCGATGCATGGATGTTCCGCATTCTCCGCAATCTCTGGATCGACCAGGTGCGCAGGCAGAAGACCGCGGGCGTGCAGGACGATATTTCCGAACGCCACGACATCGCCGGCGCATCCGGCGACCGCGAAGCCGAAGCGCGGTTGACCCTCAAGACCGTGGCCGACGCGATCGACCATTTGCCGGACGAGCAACGCGAGGTGCTGCTTCTCGTCTGCGTCGAGGAGCTGTCCTATCGCGAGGCGGCCGATGTGCTCGACGTGCCTATCGGAACGGTCATGAGCCGGCTGGCGCGGGCGCGCAAGAGCCTGGCCGAGGCCACGGGAATAACGGGGGCGACGGGACGTTCTCAGGTGATGAAGGGCGTGAATGAATGA